The Drosophila nasuta strain 15112-1781.00 chromosome 2L, ASM2355853v1, whole genome shotgun sequence genome window below encodes:
- the LOC132798140 gene encoding inactive hydroxysteroid dehydrogenase-like protein 1 isoform X2 has translation MAFIWQLISFFIYLVGTLAIAAFLYDNFKSLINIIKALLEPYFQPQLPQTLIEKFGKWAVVTGATDGIGKEYARELARQGLNLVLISRTKEKLIAVTNEIESEHKIKTKWIAVDFAKGREVYEQIEKELAGIEVSILVNNVGRMYDYPETLEAVSEDLIWDIININIGAVTMLTRKIVPHMKAARKGAIVNIGSGSELQPLPNMAVYAATKKYVTYFTQALEQELAEFNVTVQLVMPLFVTTKMNAYSDTVMKGGFFIPNAYSFARFAVFTLGKSNTTTGFWTHGLQYFFMKMSPQHLRVLIGHQLTKRLRIEALSQNKLAT, from the exons ATGGCGTTCATTTGGCAATTAATTTCCTTCTTCATCTACTTGGTCGGCACCTTGGCCATTGCCGCCTTTCTCTACGACAATTTCAAGTCCTTGATAAACATTATCAAAGCCTTGCTAGAGCCATATTTCCAGCCACAATTGCCACAAACGTTGATCGAGAAATTTGGCAAATGGGCAG TTGTTACTGGCGCCACTGATGGCATTGGCAAGGAATATGCCAGGGAATTGGCACGTCAAGGTCTCAATCTGGTGCTCATCTCACGCACCAAGGAGAAGCTGATTGCCGTCACCAATGAGATTG AGAGTGAACACAAAATCAAGACTAAATGGATTGCTGTAGACTTTGCCAAAGGACGTGAAGTTTACGAGCAGATCGAAAAGGAATTGGCAGGCATTGAGGTCAGCATATTGG TGAACAATGTGGGCAGAATGTACGATTATCCGGAAACATTGGAAGCGGTGTCGGAAGATCTCATCTGGGATATCATAAACATCAACATTGGCGCCGTCACCATGTTGACACGCAAGATCGTGCCACACATGAAGGCGGCACGCAAGGGTGCAATTGTCAACATTGGCTCCGGTTCCGAGTTGCAGCCACTGCCAAATATGGCCGTCTATGCTGCGACCAAGAAATATGTAACATATTTTACACAGGCCTTGGAGCAAGAGTTGGCCGAATTCAATGTGACCGTGCAGCTGGTGATGCCCTTGTTTGTGACAACCAAAATGAACGCGTATTCCGACACGGTGATGAAAGGTGGATTCTTTATACCCAATGCATACAGTTTTGCCCGTTTTGCTGTCTTTACACTCGGCAAATCGAACACAACAACGGGTTTCTGGACCCATGGATTGCAG TACTTTTTCATGAAGATGTCGCCGCAGCATCTGCGCGTGCTTATTGGACACCAGCTGACAAAGCGACTGCGCATCGAGGCGCTTAGCCAAAATAAGTTGGCAACATAG
- the LOC132798141 gene encoding hydroxysteroid dehydrogenase-like protein 1, giving the protein MLSAFSTFVTLIGLYAFICFLYEQLRTPLRLLKVRLFDDRCECLSLKERFGDWAAVTGSSDGIGKEYAKELARHGINVVLIARNEEKLKAVANEITEESKVESKIILADFTQGAEVYEHIERELADIPIAIFVNNVGIGFPGALCSLTKEHVQQLIDTNIVAVSQLSRYFFKRLRDSQMKGAIVNVGSVTENQPAPFGAMYAASKAYIRSLTIALRCEAAPFGIHVQLLSPGFVVTKINNYSTRIMKGNLFALSAEVYARSAVAQLRAGVDETPGYLWHHVQYAAFMLLPWRLRVVVSQLILKRITDKQLE; this is encoded by the exons ATGCTGAGTGCTTTCTCAACATTTGTTACGCTTATCGGTCTCTACGCATTCATTTGCTTTCTATATGAACAATTGCGAACACCTTTACGACTACTAAAAGTACGACTGTTTGACGATCGATGTGAGTGTTTGAGTCTAAAAGAACGTTTTGGGGATTGGGCTGCAGTTACTGGCAGCAGCGATGGCATTGGCAAGGAATATGCCAAGGAATTGGCGCGACATGGAATCAATGTAGTTCTGATTGCCAGGAACGAAGAGAAACTCAAGGCCGTTGCCAATGAGATCA CTGAGGAGTCTAAAGTAGAATCGAAGATTATCTTGGCTGATTTCACACAGGGAGCCGAAGTTTACGAACATATAGAACGTGAATTGGCTGACATACCAATAGCCATATTTG TTAACAATGTGGGCATAGGCTTTCCCGGTGCCCTTTGCTCACTCACCAAAGAACATGTTCAGCAATTGATTGACACTAACATTGTGGCTGTCTCGCAACTTTCGCGCTACTTTTTCAAGCGGCTGCGAGATTCTCAAATGAAGGGCGCAATCGTTAATGTCGGTTCAGTCACGGAAAATCAACCAGCGCCATTTGGAGCTATGTATGCTGCCTCCAAAGCTTACATTCGCAGCTTAACCATCGCCTTGAGATGCGAGGCAGCTCCATTCGGCATTCATGTGCAACTTCTCTCGCCCGGCTTTGTGGTGACCAAAATCAACAACTATTCAACGCGCATTATGAAAGGAAATCTGTTCGCACTCTCAGCGGAAGTTTATGCTCGCAGTGCTGTTGCTCAGCTGCGGGCTGGTGTTGATGAGACGCCGGGATATCTCTGGCATCATGTTCAGTACGCAGCTTTTATGCTCTTGCCTTGGAGATTGCGCGTTGTTGTGAGTCAACTAATACTGAAACGGATTACTGATAAGCAATTAGAATAA
- the LOC132786110 gene encoding hydroxysteroid dehydrogenase-like protein 1: MLSALCIFYIGLCLIVGFLFRQLRIPLKILKVQLCKNRNSKYSLKERFGSWAAVTGSSDGIGKEYAKELARHGINVVLIARNEEKLKAVANEISQESKVETKIVVADFTQGQEVYEHIERELADTPIAIFVNNVGMSLQGAIYAHTKEDVQKLIDTNIVAVSQLSRYFFKRLQDSHIKGAIVNLGSVMEHQPAPFGAMYAASKAYIRSFTLALGDEAARYGIHVQLLSPGFVVTNMNNFSTRFMRGSLFVPTADMYARSAVAQLKACVVETSGYVWHQVLYAGLMLLPWRLRLLSIRLVCKNVSDKQLE, from the exons ATGCTGAGTGCACTTTGCATATTCTATATTGGTTTATGTTTGATCGTTGGCTTTTTATTTAGACAACTGCGAAtacctttaaaaatattgaaagtaCAACTGTGTAAAAATAGGAATTCAAAATACAGTCTAAAGGAGCGTTTTGGTTCATGGGCGGCAGTTACCGGCAGTAGCGATGGCATTGGCAAGGAATATGCCAAGGAATTGGCGCGACATGGAATCAATGTAGTTCTAATTGCGAGGAACGAAGAGAAACTCAAGGCCGTTGCCAATGAGATCA GTCAGGAGTCCAAAGTCGAGACGAAGATTGTCGTGGCCGACTTTACACAGGGTCAAGAAGTGTACGAACACATTGAACGTGAATTGGCCGACACACCAATAGCCATTTTTG TTAACAACGTGGGCATGAGTTTGCAAGGTGCGATTTATGCACACACCAAAGAAGATGTCCAGAAATTGATTGACACTAACATTGTGGCTGTCTCACAACTTTCACGCTACTTTTTCAAGCGGTTACAAGATTCTCACATTAAGGGAGCCATTGTTAATCTGGGTTCTGTGATGGAACATCAACCAGCACCATTTGGAGCTATGTATGCTGCATCCAAAGCTTACATTCGCAGCTTTACCCTGGCATTAGGCGACGAGGCAGCTAGATACGGGATTCATGTGCAGCTTCTCTCGCCCGGCTTTGTGGTGACCAACATGAACAACTTTTCCACTCGCTTTATGAGAGGAAGTCTGTTCGTCCCAACTGCGGATATGTATGCCCGCAGTGCTGTTGCTCAGTTAAAGGCTTGTGTTGTTGAAACTTCGGGATACGTCTGGCATCAGGTTCTGTATGCAGGCTTAATGCTCTTGCCATGGAGATTACGTCTGCTTAGCATCCGATTAGTATGTAAAAATGTTTCTGACAAACAATTGGAATAG
- the LOC132798140 gene encoding inactive hydroxysteroid dehydrogenase-like protein 1 isoform X1, whose translation MQPVLEVSIYTLLRMAFIWQLISFFIYLVGTLAIAAFLYDNFKSLINIIKALLEPYFQPQLPQTLIEKFGKWAVVTGATDGIGKEYARELARQGLNLVLISRTKEKLIAVTNEIESEHKIKTKWIAVDFAKGREVYEQIEKELAGIEVSILVNNVGRMYDYPETLEAVSEDLIWDIININIGAVTMLTRKIVPHMKAARKGAIVNIGSGSELQPLPNMAVYAATKKYVTYFTQALEQELAEFNVTVQLVMPLFVTTKMNAYSDTVMKGGFFIPNAYSFARFAVFTLGKSNTTTGFWTHGLQYFFMKMSPQHLRVLIGHQLTKRLRIEALSQNKLAT comes from the exons ATGCAGCCAGTACTGGAAGTTAGCATTTATACTCTGTTACGAATGGCGTTCATTTGGCAATTAATTTCCTTCTTCATCTACTTGGTCGGCACCTTGGCCATTGCCGCCTTTCTCTACGACAATTTCAAGTCCTTGATAAACATTATCAAAGCCTTGCTAGAGCCATATTTCCAGCCACAATTGCCACAAACGTTGATCGAGAAATTTGGCAAATGGGCAG TTGTTACTGGCGCCACTGATGGCATTGGCAAGGAATATGCCAGGGAATTGGCACGTCAAGGTCTCAATCTGGTGCTCATCTCACGCACCAAGGAGAAGCTGATTGCCGTCACCAATGAGATTG AGAGTGAACACAAAATCAAGACTAAATGGATTGCTGTAGACTTTGCCAAAGGACGTGAAGTTTACGAGCAGATCGAAAAGGAATTGGCAGGCATTGAGGTCAGCATATTGG TGAACAATGTGGGCAGAATGTACGATTATCCGGAAACATTGGAAGCGGTGTCGGAAGATCTCATCTGGGATATCATAAACATCAACATTGGCGCCGTCACCATGTTGACACGCAAGATCGTGCCACACATGAAGGCGGCACGCAAGGGTGCAATTGTCAACATTGGCTCCGGTTCCGAGTTGCAGCCACTGCCAAATATGGCCGTCTATGCTGCGACCAAGAAATATGTAACATATTTTACACAGGCCTTGGAGCAAGAGTTGGCCGAATTCAATGTGACCGTGCAGCTGGTGATGCCCTTGTTTGTGACAACCAAAATGAACGCGTATTCCGACACGGTGATGAAAGGTGGATTCTTTATACCCAATGCATACAGTTTTGCCCGTTTTGCTGTCTTTACACTCGGCAAATCGAACACAACAACGGGTTTCTGGACCCATGGATTGCAG TACTTTTTCATGAAGATGTCGCCGCAGCATCTGCGCGTGCTTATTGGACACCAGCTGACAAAGCGACTGCGCATCGAGGCGCTTAGCCAAAATAAGTTGGCAACATAG
- the LOC132798325 gene encoding hydroxysteroid dehydrogenase-like protein 1 encodes MLSAFSTFVTLIGLYALICFLYEQLRTPLRLLKVRLFDDPCNSLSLKDRFGDWAAVTGSSDGIGKEYAKELARHGINVVLIARNEDKLKTVAKEISVESKVETKIIEADFTKGASVYEHIERELTDVPVSILVNNVGMGFLGGLLKCTKEQTQQIIDTNVVAVSELSRYFFYRMRADKIKGAIVNVSSGTELQPLPYGALYAASKAYNRSFTIALRCEAAPFGIHVQLLSPNFVVTKINNYSKRIMQGGLFIPSAETYARSAVAQLRDGVDETPGYIWHHVQNAVTLIFPWRVRRIVTQLFFRKISNNPI; translated from the exons ATGCTGAGTGCTTTCTCAACATTTGTTACGCTTATCGGTCTCTACGCGCTCATTTGCTTTCTATATGAACAATTGCGAACACCTTTACGACTGCTGAAAGTACGACTGTTTGATGATCCATGTAACAGTTTGAGTCTAAAGGACCGCTTTGGCGATTGGGCTGCAGTTACTGGCAGCAGCGATGGCATTGGCAAGGAATATGCCAAGGAATTGGCGCGACATGGAATCAATGTAGTTCTGATCGCCAGGAACGAAGATAAACTCAAGACTGTTGCTAAGGAGATTT CCGTAGAATCGAAGGTGGAGACAAAAATTATTGAGGCGGACTTTACAAAGGGTGCATCGGTATACGAACACATCGAACGCGAGCTGACTGATGTTCCCGTATCCATACTTG TTAATAACGTAGGCATGGGTTTTCTCGGAGGATTACTTAAGTGCACCAAGGAGCAGACGCAACAAATCATTGATACAAATGTGGTGGCTGTGTCAGAACTCTCTCGGTACTTTTTTTATCGCATGCGTGCCGACAAGATCAAAGGTGCCATTGTCAATGTTAGCTCTGGAACAGAGCTTCAACCCTTGCCGTACGGTGCTCTCTATGCCGCCTCCAAAGCCTACAATCGCAGTTTTACCATCGCGTTGAGATGCGAGGCAGCTCCATTTGGTATTCATGTCCAGCTGTTGTCACCCAACTTTGTGGTGACCAAGATCAACAACTATTCGAAGCGCATTATGCAAGGCGGACTTTTCATACCCTCGGCAGAGACTTATGCCCGCAGTGCAGTTGCCCAGTTGAGAGATGGCGTGGATGAAACTCCTGGCTACATTTGGCATCACGTTCAAAATGCTGTTACACTGATTTTCCCTTGGAGGGTGCGTCGGATTGTTACACAACTATTCTTCAGGAAAATATCCAATAATCCAATTTGA